The Coffea arabica cultivar ET-39 chromosome 6e, Coffea Arabica ET-39 HiFi, whole genome shotgun sequence genome contains the following window.
TATAACTCAGGCCGAACGCTAGTACCAAAATCGGTTGGTGTACGCTTGGGAGCAACCAAGTCATATCTTACGCTTACCACTTTCAAACCAGTcgcacagtccggcatcctaaacgttagcctaggatacactacagagatctgaagcctaagctctgataccaactgtgacagccccacctccccctaaggcgaaccaaagggttcggcggaccgcctgcccagctctcgccaggactcactcactcactatagtcctcaattaaattacaaccTTCACATCCCAAAACATAGGGTACAATCTCATTAATAAACAAAATACATTTCCCAAGCTTAGAACAGATACTTACATACATTATAAATCTCAAGTAGTGGTACAATTCCCTgaataagacaaaagtcctcagttctcatataattacaattacaatatcagtctcaaatattacatcttcCAAAGTTCCACGAATTCCCATAACACAAGTGAATCGAGTTCGAATTCCAATTATACATGAGATATACCATCCATTCACACTAATAACTTATTACACGTGCTTCCTGGAGAACTTAATACAAATGCTTCatttgcctcgagccctgtggggaggaaaaattattttggggtgagctagaagctcagcgagtgtccagtaaaatcagaaatcaaccAGTTTCACAATAGCGTATTGAAATGATATCAtgaatcaatgatcaaatgtatgcttattgctcttgtgagccagtgaaatcaccATACTTAAaccccaacgctcaaacagatccagTAAGTTAAACAGTACAAGGAagcatcggtgctccaaataaacaatggagagacgttggttctaagcacaagatttccccaagaactcaatggagccaaatcatgccatggcacacacacaaacacaaatgatatgcaatcgagtaaccaatgcaagaattagttcgaaaagtaaccAATGCAATTAGCTCGaagagtaactttggaaatagttgtggaatcactcacaAACCACACCGTTGGATTCGATATGActcaaatacaataaaacatTTCAATTAAGTCAAATTGGTAGGTAAGGAGATTTaagatcactcaccaaccacccATCACACATCCGTACCGtgatcaagtccaagccctagatcacaaatatcatgtcaagcaAAGAAATTCTAAAATCATCAAGTCCTTAtcatcttttggcattttaatcacaattgaagctacacttatcgaatTGAGACGAATCTTATGGTATTACGAAGATAAGACATAGGCctacattttttatgaagacctccaaagccaaatcatacattttcatggtcaaatcgaaatctcagagaaaacggAAAACTGTCCGAGAAACTGGGCTTATGGGCattcaagggtatttcggtcattttacATGCTAgagtactccaatcgatctgaacTCTTGCAGGTAGGTATCTAACTCatttacctacaactttcatgttttgagcaaaggctTATTCGGTCTCAAACATAGAAAAATTTGCAGTCCAAGTTGAGTCCAAAAACAAGGTAAGACTGAAATTACACTTCTAAACTAACCTTTGCATATACCATCACTAATTCACAATTAAGGGCTAAGAATTCCACCTTAATACTAGAATAGCTTCTACTaatcatatacatgccaaaTCAACGATGAAATAACTTAGCTAAAGTCTAGAAATATCGCTAATATGGAACTTTATCctcccaacttccaaatcacaagaatttccataaaattaatcaagatcaacttaaacttaaaacaatcaaaaactctcaaagattggacagcagtTCCCCTTAATTTGTCTGTTTTTCCCTCCTACACTCAACACCATATTCCATCTCAAACCAACCACAATTGCACATATAACTCACAAGCTAATTAACACACCTAATTAGGGTCTTAATACCCTTCAATTTGAGCCAATTAATAGCTCCAAGATCATTCACAATTAAGCCCCAATTCGAAACCCTAACTCTAAAATTTTCCgtacaaactgaaatttttcgcaaacaaccacacccaacatataaaagcttcattttacaccatatcaagccatcattccatggccaaccaataatTATCATATGAgagcagaaaattcaccaataaatctgaaatttggctAACTCCACCTcaaaccataaaatcttccataaaataggTTGTCTAGCCACTACAACTACTACTATACAATTatcaagaacaaaaggaaaTTTCTAGTTGAGTTACCTTGGACCCTTaggaaagatggtagcttagggtttcttctacaaaaatcactccaccaagaccttcatTCCTCTTTAGTGTACACTTGTACGGAGTAGTTTGTGATTTcaccggttaaaactcaagatttgggcaaggattgaagctagaaaatgaagaactttttctctcttttcctctctaTGAGGTACGGCCAAGAAGGAgcaagaatggaagatatttcagccaagaaacaagataagaatgaaggaaaacagcCAGTCAAACTTGGTTGCCgcctgtgacacgtcacaatccaaccagaatctggccggattcaaggcagtggcgaaacttattttttttcaaattccaacaacaatccggccagcaatccgaccaagaactggccggattcggtACAAAATTttgcctccaagaaattttcttttttttcccaaattcaAACGACACGCTCGTCCGTTTTTCCAACAAAGAGACCTACAtcctcacactcattctttcggggcgtcacagaaagCTTGGAAGATAGGTGAGAGTAGGCCACTGCTTGAGTCTGCTTCTACTTTGGAAAAACAATGCCGTCAACACTATTGTCACAAAACATCTGAGGAGAAAGGTTTTGGGAAGAAACTACTTTTGGCTTTACATTCGAGAAGACACTTATGGAACCACATCTTTTAGAAGACACTAGAGAAGAAGGGGGGatttgtgtgagaacccggaaaaaaattctttattttaggcattattttattcctttgcacccgttttctatattttctttattatattaattttatagatatttttattagtaaatttaatttttaaatcatttttctagtataagttagttcatgagaaattaggagtgtatattggacgtgagacccgctagtgcgttaagtgagagaaattcggccaattaggttaagttgtgcaTAAAGCGAtttaattactaggtgttaggagatgattagaggttacctagatggattaaccatgggGAGACAAGAAGATAGCCTTAAGCAtaaaaggtgccacgtgtcactttcctattcgaacttggactttgactaactttctttacctttactaaaacctcaattttgacctaaaaattatcttcattcaaatcctcttggccgaacctcttgaggagagaaaagagagaaagtttTAACttttatcttccatttcttgcttatatcttgaaatccaactgattaaatcttgaatttgtccacaaaagtgacttgctaagggagtttcaaggtattggtggagttgttttggaggaggaaccCCTAAGCTAttacctttcttgaggtgtcaagatattttgcttggaaactcactttttgttcctaataatggtaaattagtgacttCTTGTGGCTAAATAggttgttttatggaagatttcatggattaaagtggagttagataaatttctgatttttttggggatttttctgttttcatatgatggttatggttggccttggattgatagCTCTAACTTGTGTTAAATGGAGCTCTTGTGTATTAGTTGTAgttgtttgcgaaaaatttcagaatttgtgcGAAAATTTCAGTTATAGGGTTtccaatctgccctgttctgaccagctTTATTCGtgcaggttagaggccgaatcaggcttaggttaaaacataaaaattgtagaaaatggtgttaactagctgtctacaaaatttcagctcgatccgagactgtagcatgtgaaatgaccgaaatacccttgactgcccatgagccctgtttcgcagacagatttctgttttcgtggagatttccattttttactCCGAAAATGCATGTTTGAATGTCTTTGCCGATTGTTTATTTTGTACgagatgagtgtgtactttatcacactcattctctggcctgtgtgacttgtttcctgtatatacttgaatttattacctgcgcctgttatactgtcgtttggaagtgtatccaacgaccttcctgttaaatctgAGGTCAATCTCATGGGGGGTTAATTgaatcgagtcggcaagggcttggtcgaggaaattgacaatccatgggtgcctgttcctggggaatctatgggtattggagattctggatttccggtatattcgagtattaccattcctgttcctgtttggcgttcgggcccggtaagaggtatgtttggtgaacgggattttggcgtaagtggggtctacggatatgtgtGTTCCATTAAATGTTGACGAAGGGTCAACGAGGGTgagatcaagtattgcaacgagaagttggctcctgagagccacctgtatcctttaatttgtggtgttcattcatttctcgtatttgatgtgtatatgtgccctAAACGTGATtcctcatgatttctactgtttatacttttggtacctcactgagcttctagctcaccccgttccgttatccttattttccttacagggaacaatcTTTGAAACTTCgatgttttgaagaatgagttaggctagttagaaattcttttgttcttttggtatagctcctcgacaagttggaaaccctaaatgtatcttaatacaatgtttcctttcggcttgtaaacttactaatatgtatattttaaagagtttcctcatgtttatgtagcatatatatttgggaatgtacattctctcaTGTTAGACAAAGTTTACTTGTTTTTGGTTGGATTGTGATGTGGCAGTCACTGTTCATCTGCGGCTTGTttttgttcttcattttgtttttttcgGTCGTTGTAGCGCTCGAGCACTGTATTATCTTTCGGAACAAGTATTTCAGGGTGTGATTAGCTTAGTAATCCTGGTGGCACTTCTATttcgttttgattttttttttcgtggGAACGTTGTACCAAAGATTGACTGTATCTTTTAGTTCAACTCAATTGGGTTCTGAATGTTTACCTTCTCGAAGTTCCTTTGAGCGTTTGGTAGGATTTCCGTTTGTTCCagatccgtagtcccggcgagagatgggcaggcagtccgccgaaccctttggttcgccttagggtgaggtggggctgtcacaatttggGGATGGAAAATAGAGAAAATTGGGGTGGTGCAAGAGAAATTGATGAACTTGGGGTATTTTTTGTAGCAAAACTTCCTCATTTGTATTGACGCTAAGGTTACATCGTGTGTATTGGAAAAACCAAACCGTTGATCTCATTACATTCAACggctaaaatttatcatgtAGCtgttcaaaaattggaaaaaatttcAGCCAAGTTTAAAATCTGACCATTGATTGCACTTGATCAACGGCCAATCTCGTTCATCGCATCCATTTTTGGATGCGGCAATGTCTGACACctcattttagaaaatttttttatatgttGATTTTCTTACTTGCAGCGacataattcaaaaaaaattctacaaatttAAAACCCAATTGTTGATCACATTTGATCAATGGTCAATTACGTTTCGCTGCATCCATTTTCGGATGCGGCATTCTGACACATCCATTTGCGGCAACTGGAAgcatttaacaaaaaaattccCTAAGCTGTGtctagcccaaaaaaaaaaaaaagcaaaaacaaattgaaattttgtacGCCAAATTTCTCAATTGCTGCGACCCTTATTTCAGAATCCACTCCCTTCGAACACCGGTTTTTTGATGTTTTGATATATCAACAATATATCAAGAAATTCGCCCATTTCATGAGCTGAAAAATGGTGAACTTTGTTAGTTTAATCATCAAGTTGTTCTGGGTTTATCCGCATGTGAAAATACCTGAATGAAATGGGTGTTTATTATTTTGATAAGCACATTGATGGTAAAAGAGTGTCTCTTGTTTTGAatttgttttttgaattataGAAGTTCGGTTGGGTGTCCAAATGGATTTATGGCTCCATCGTTGGTCTAGAAATTAGGTCAGCTTGGATGTCATCAAAGTGCTAGGAAATTTCGTCGCCAAGGTGAACTGATTTTTCACCTCTTTCAATCTCTCGGGGTTTCTCATTGTCCCAGTTCTTTTTTGGACATTTTTGCCCATCGAAGAATATTTGTCCGATTGAAAGGCCCCTTCAAACTGTTGTTTTATCGGGTAGAAATTGGCGGAATGACTTCTTTGGTTGAATTTTTCCAGATCAATGACCTTTCTAACcatgaaaaatatttaataaCTAACTCGTGCCATTCACCAAATACTTGGTAGGTCATACGCAGAAGTGGTTCCCAAAGAACCGGCTTGAAAACCCTCGGTAACCAGTTGGTTAACCAGATTTCTTGTTGCCATACATCTTATAAGACCACATTTGCCATGGGAAAATGAAAGAGTAAATTAGAGAACATTTATCTGTCACACTAGCAACCTATCAGTCACAAGCTTTGGAGATCCTCAATAAAATCCAATCCTAGCGTGGATGCCCTCCATAAATTTTGGAGAGAGGGCAGTTGAGGAACAGATGAAAATCAGTTTCAACAGCTACATTTAATTAGTAACAAACAGGAACAATTAATAAGAATGCACCTATCAAACAAATTACCACTAATCTGGCAACCTGGACCAAAAAATACCAAATTTAGCATTTGAACCAGAGGGGAATAGGTAGTGACAAGATAAATTTACCCACAGATGGAAGGACTTGAGATGTTGGCATTGACTAGAAGACAGTAAGCAGTCCTCTGCAATGTGATATCCAGGATTGACAGAATACTTACAACGAGCGTCAATCTTCCATCAAGTCCATCAGGGATACTGCAAATGAAAGTAAATGAATAGCTACAACTTTTTGTACTGCATCTGTGGGTAAGAAAAGATTCAGTACAAATTCAGCAAACTCATGCACCATGACCTATTATCATGTATGACATTCACCACTTTCAAGGAACTGAAAATGCATGCCACCTGAGGACACCTAAATGGATTATTGATCCCACAGATCCACTGAGTTGTATACTAAATTGAGCTGCATTACCAACGTTACCACAGAGAACTTGCAAGAAAAACCATCTCATGCACTGGTGAAGGCTTGGCTTCAAGATCATAGTCAGTCTGCAAGCTAAACATGTCCAGTAGCAAAACATCCCTCAAAAGCATTGTTTTACACCTGGACTGGGAATGGAAGGTGTTCTCTAAGGTCTTGGCTGTGGAGTACAGAGCAGAGACTGAGATTCATTTAGCCAGGTGTCATAGTAGTTCATAAATGATCAACCACAAAGGAAACCACAGCGTCCAGTTCTAGAGATGGTGCTCTGAATGAGTACACACTTCAGCAAAATGTATGGTTGAGATTGCACAAATTAACCCCCATAGGCTCTGCTGAGATAAAGGTTAGCAGACCAAAAGATGATTCTACAAAGCAACTGAGACTAATCAAAGAGCAGAGACTGCTTCTGTTACCAAAAAACCTCTTTGAAAAGAATAAGACAAGGCAGGAGGGTAGCTTTGTGGTGATGAATAATTAGCTTTCTTAATCACATACATACAGATGGTATGCACAATAATATACTTATCTCAAGGTtctaaaaactagactatgcatGTTTTACATTTACTAACATTATTGTTGTCACAATATATTATCCTAATTATATCTTACGTTACACCTTGTACAGGTGGTGCAGCAGCTGTGCAGTGTTCAGAAAAGTAACAACCTTATCAAAGCCTACTACTAAGAGTGCATAATTTAACAAAAAGCTTTAGGGCAGACAGAGTATCCATAATAGGTAATTATGTCAAGCGGTGTTTATCGTCAATTATTGAACAATTTGTTTTCTTGAGTTCTATAGATTGAGAGTATAACTGTAATTTCAGAAAAATACAGAATAACGTCCCTATTGAGTCAACTTAGTCCTCAATTTCTTAGCTATTGTATTAGCTTAAATACTAAGTCTCCTTAGCCATAAGGTTCTACAATAACCTTGAAGCAGTCAGAGCTCCAGGATTATGTTATTGTGTGTGGTGGTTCAATGGAGTGTATTGTGATGAGTTGCATTTCtcaacaaaattgataaaatctaaaatctatcttcctcttcttctatCAAGGAACCCGGTAGGTGCAGAGAGGGGGAAGGGGGATTCCATCCTATTATCATTCATCCGGTCATCTTGTTCAGGAAAAATCAACAAATAAGAATTTGAACATCTATTATGCATCCAACCTGGTTTGGTGCTGCATGAAAGAGCGCGCTTCTATTTCAAATCCAAAGTTTATAGAACCTTCCCATATATTTATTCAAGACAACAGAACTTTACTGCTATGGCCCAGACATTATTTTAGAAATATTAGAGAACTGAATAAATCAGAAACCCGAGGCACCCGGAAATTTTTAATTGGCAAAGTACAATTATAAAACATACATCCAACTAATCAAAGTGCATTGATAAACACACACTTTGGACACCTATTTTCTCTACTATCTGTACTAAACAGAAATGAATGCTTTAAGTGTTCAGCTAACCTTGATTTATTCAGGAATCATAGATGACCCTCCAGCAGGTTGACCTTTATGTGATGCCTATTTTCCACTGAATAGCCAAACAACAACCATGGCCTTATTTGTCTTGTAAACTCCAGATAGTCCTATGCAGCTTGTACTTCAAGTCTTGCATAAATGGTTGCATGCGAGTTCTAGGACTAATAAGTCTATATCCTCACCAAAAGCAACGGTATCTGATCCAGACCAATAACAACAATTGGTGTTAAATTGAAAATAACTTGTAAAATTACTGCTCATATaggagaaaaatagaaaagtaACTCATGAATTACATGGATTCGACTGTGCAGAATGTTTTTGTATGCAATTAAGTAGTAGAAAAGACCTAAATGTACCTCTATAAAGAGCTGCAGTAAATTACCACCACATGAGAACAGTAAAGAAGCTAAGAAAATTCTATtgggttctttcttttcctgattAAGTAGAGTAACAGGCCATCAGATTACTTTCATCCTTTCCTGTCTTCTTCGGGTACAAATTACAAGTTGTAACATATattaaaaggaaaaggaagtgaCTTTCTGAGAATGAAAAACGTAGGTCCACAGAGGATTTACAGTCTGTCATACAATTACCAACTAGAAGGATCTCCTTTGATGAATATAACTCTCTTTAGAAACCGATTAAAAGTGTAACTCATAGACAATTCTTTGTTTCAGCAGGAAAGGCAATACCAGATTTCAAGCACAGCCCACTAACCCAGGACTGTCTATTGAAACAACTTATTGGGCTATAGTACTATCTTTTTGCGATAAGCCTTGTGACTAACTTCCTGTTAAATTTTTATTCCAGGTGCCAACAAAGGCAACAAAAAAGAAGCTGAAATTAAAGAGACCCTGATTGATAACAGAAAATAATATCGAACCAAATTGTATGATGCATTTTCTTGGTCAAGTGAGATCTGCAGCAAGAAACCCTTTTCTTTGTCATCTCAATCATGAATCTGCcttaatttttttcatataattaAATGTGTGTTTTTCAGTTTTCCTACTCTTTGCCTCAATAAACATATGGAACCTTCTCGTTACAACATACTTGCTAAGTTTATTGccaccaaataaataaataaaaatatatataaaagctACCTCAACTTTCTGTTAACTCAGCTGTTCTACTTTTCAGGGTCTTATGAGAAATCCATGCACAGCTATATCAGTTGCAATGAGAATACATGCACAGACACTTAATACAAGCTAAATTAACTTGGTGTAaagattaaataacaaatttatcatttttttcacaaaatattAGCCCTGAAACATAATCTTCCTGGTTGTTTAAGTTATCAGCAATTTAGCTCTTTCAAAAGGAACTGAAGAAACATAAAAAGATTTAGCTAATGCAAGTTTGATAAGTATCCCACTTACCTTTAGATTTTGTGGCAGTATTTGAATTTGATAATAGCCAAATGATCAAGCAGAGCCAAGAATTGATGGCATAATGCATAATATCCAAATTCACTTAATCCTTCCAAAATGAGAAACCATGTTCTCTCGTGGTCATTTTCCCTTCAGGTTGATGGAAGAAATCTCTTTTGCCATCAAGTTTTTTCGGTTTATGTCTGGCTTTATTCTCTAGCTTAGTAGGGACTTCTTGACTGTCTTTCAAGTGTGTAATTTGCCTCCCATCATTTTGCTTGCCTGCTAGCCAAGCCTGAAGCATTTCTTCAATCTTAGGTTCTGGTAATAAATGTTTCTTTTTCATCTCTAGATAATATTGGTATGACTCCTCAAGCTTTCCATTCAAAAATAGTCCATTTATCAGCACAATGTAAGAGCTCCGATCATGatcaagtccattatttctcaTTTCAGTCCACAGTTTGAAAACATTATCAAGCTGGCGCCAGCGACAAAACTTTCTAATTAACATTATATATGTGTCATGGCCTGGTTGGCAACCTGTCACATTCATGCTTTGCAAGAGCGCAAACACCTCTTCCCCTGTCATCAAAATCCGAAAGAAAGCATGATAAGTCCGAACAGTAGGGGGCATGCCCTTCTCTGTCATTTCGTTAAAGATCTCTCGAGCTGCATCTATTTGACGGGTTCTACAGAGAGGCATGATCAGTGAGTTATATGTAGCAGCATTTGCTGAAATCCCATTCTCCTGCATTGTTTTCATGAGATTCCGAGCTTCCTTTACATGCTTGCCTTTAGCAAGAGCATGTATCACAGCATTATATACTTTCCGGTCAGGTGCAATGTCCaatcctttcatttggtcaaAAAGTTTGAGCAGAGATTTAAGgttaccaaattttgaatagcaAGACATCATACTAGAATATGAAAAAACATCTCTGGGAATCCCTCTAGCTTTCATCTCCCTCCAAATTCTCATTCCTTCTCGTAAATCACCAACAACATTACACCACCCATTGAGGATAATGTTAAAGCTCttagtattcaaaggaaacacACTTTTGTTACAGAAAAGCAAATACTCAGCATCTTTCACATTCTTGTAACGACAAAGGGCGGATAAAAGATCCTGGAAATCTTCAATTGTGATTTCAAATTTAAACCGTTTGTATGCATAAAAAGTATTAATTGCCTTAGCCACATCATGAACAGCACAGTATTTCCTGATCATAATCAAAAGAGTCTGAGGAGTCACAAGTGGAGTACCTGTGCTTCCACCTCTCACTCTCATTTCATCAATCAAACCCCATGCAGTATCAAACTTCCTCATTTTCCCGAGTATAGATATCATTGAATGGTATTCTCTCAAGGAATGTGCATAGCCCGGCTGCTTGCTGGCCCACAAGAAGAAAGTAAATGCTGCTTCCCAATCATTCCTCACCCGAGACAGCACCTCCACCACCAACTCAGATGTAACTGTAACTCCACAATGCTCGAGTTTGTTCTTCATCACAGACCTGCTTGTTTTCGATTCTTCCAGAATAGTCATTAAGGTTTCTACATCCCGTAAATCAGTTAAAGTGGATTTTTGACATTTGCTACCATCCATTTCTTCATTATTGTAAAGATCTTCGTCCTCATTTCCAATGCTATCATTATCATCGTCTTCAGCACCATGTCGAGAATGGGAGTCTGGGAATTTTGTGCTGGACGACCAGCTAACAGAGGAGGAAAAGAGTGGGAAAATACAGGAATTAAAACTCAAGGGATTTCTTAAAAATTGAGGACTTTGTGCGAATCGAATAGAACGCTGATGAAGTAAATCAATTGGCTTAGCAACAACTATATGTTTTGGTAACTGAGTACTCAAACTGCCGTAGGACCAAAGGAAGGAGGACGATGCAGTGAATCTTCTTCTGCATTTCCACATGGTTTTCGAAATGAACCAAGTTCCA
Protein-coding sequences here:
- the LOC113695093 gene encoding pentatricopeptide repeat-containing protein At5g15010, mitochondrial — encoded protein: MWKCRRRFTASSSFLWSYGSLSTQLPKHIVVAKPIDLLHQRSIRFAQSPQFLRNPLSFNSCIFPLFSSSVSWSSSTKFPDSHSRHGAEDDDNDSIGNEDEDLYNNEEMDGSKCQKSTLTDLRDVETLMTILEESKTSRSVMKNKLEHCGVTVTSELVVEVLSRVRNDWEAAFTFFLWASKQPGYAHSLREYHSMISILGKMRKFDTAWGLIDEMRVRGGSTGTPLVTPQTLLIMIRKYCAVHDVAKAINTFYAYKRFKFEITIEDFQDLLSALCRYKNVKDAEYLLFCNKSVFPLNTKSFNIILNGWCNVVGDLREGMRIWREMKARGIPRDVFSYSSMMSCYSKFGNLKSLLKLFDQMKGLDIAPDRKVYNAVIHALAKGKHVKEARNLMKTMQENGISANAATYNSLIMPLCRTRQIDAAREIFNEMTEKGMPPTVRTYHAFFRILMTGEEVFALLQSMNVTGCQPGHDTYIMLIRKFCRWRQLDNVFKLWTEMRNNGLDHDRSSYIVLINGLFLNGKLEESYQYYLEMKKKHLLPEPKIEEMLQAWLAGKQNDGRQITHLKDSQEVPTKLENKARHKPKKLDGKRDFFHQPEGKMTTREHGFSFWKD